The nucleotide window ACTTTGTTTCTTCGTCCTAATACAAGATGGAACAGACTTTAGTATGGTGATATCTTTGGTCTGAGAACTGTCCTGGTTTGGAGCTCTAGCTAAACTTCAGATAACCAGGATGACAGCAGTATCATGGAGTGTGACCTTCCTGATGCTAAAACCAAGGTAAGACCATCCCGGGAGTGTATCTGCCTCTTCCACAACGGCAGAGTAGAAGTGTGTGAATAACAGGCACAGAAGGGCCTCAGCTGTGGGGCCTTAGAGGCTAAGTGCCTGGCAATGTTGGGAACATCACGGTGACTGCAATGCCAGGTAGAACTAAGACATAGACAAGACACTGCCTTAGGGGTTTCTGAGCCAGAACAGCAACTCTGCATTGCTTGTGACTTTATCCTGTCCAGTTGGGCTCCACACCCATTATTTTCCACTTGTGCTCAGGGGTTTGCAGAAATTTCCCCCTTCAATAGAATACACCAGGCAGGAGGTATATTCCTTTCTGCAGAGGTTGCAACAGTAGCCCAAAGGGTCAGGTTCTGCCAGGCTCGCAGGAGATGGAGAGACTTCACTGCTGCTCCAGAGGCCAGAAAACGTGCAGGGGTTGCCAGAGGAGCACAAGTGGGTAAGGATGTGACAGGGACCAAGTCTCAAAGTCTCAAGAAAGGAATTCTGAAGGAGCCTGGATGATCCCACCTGCAGGAACAGGCTTTGTTTCCTTGTCTTGCACTTGCTGACCCTGGACCCCAACAGGCCACCAGAAGGACAGGACTAGAACAGCTGATGTTTCCCTTTGTCTGGGCCACCCCACATGCAGGGGAGACTGGTGATTGAGGTCACTGAGTGAGAGGTCACAACAAGGGTTCCCAAGATGGGATACTGCTGTTGGCAGGCCTCAAGCCTGCTTCAGACCTGAGCGCAGCATCCTGACAGGTGCAATGGGCCACTGGAGTCAAGGGCAGCCCTGAGGCGGTGTGTCAGGAAGGGTATGGGGGATCTCCAGGCATCTTATGCAGCCACATGCCAACTAAGCTTAGGACTCCCCCAATCTCTTGCCAATCCTGGTAACAGCCTCTGATGCCTGCTCTGGCAACTGGGATGGGTCTGTCAGGATGGAAGTGGTCGTGCTCAGCTGCCGGAGGGTACTCAGTACCACTGTAAGACAAAGAAGGCCGTAGTCAGCCTGGGACAAAAGACTCAAAATGACAAGATGCAAACTTCACACACGCAATCCTACTTGGTAATTGCCAAGCATCAATAGTGATGACCAGAGCTCAATGGCAGGGAAGAGTGATGGGGTCTCAGTCTCACATCCTGCTTATGTAGATTCTAGCAGGACCTACAAGTAGCCTAAGAATTCTAGGCCATTCCTACTGCTCGAGCGTTGCACTTGCTTTATACTAAACTTATATAACTTTTACATATGGTTGTAGCTTTAGAACTAAATAAGAACTAAGCTAGATTTGATCAGACTAGCAGGAGTCTGGTTCTAGGATCCCATCAGTGTTATCTTTATGCCTCTTACATGGTTGGCCTAAATATTCCTAAGCACTGCCCGGGGAAGGGCTTTTTCCCTGTAGGACAAGCATGAAGTCCCAATTTCTGGTATTCCACACTCACTTGGCCTGAGGACAGGCAAAGAACAGTGCTGGTCTAGCCAGGAAAGCGCCGTTCGGTGAAACTCCTCCAAGCTGCTGGTGGACACCATCCCCTTGAAGGATTCAAATAGTGGCTTGATGATCATGCTGAACTGTAGGACTTATGTTAAGGAAAAGGTGAACACTGGAGAGGGCCAAGGGGCATGCAGATAAAGGAAGAATCAGGCAAGCCAGGCTTACCTGCTGACTTTCCTCACAAATGGCAAGTGATTGCCTTCAGAAAATTGATCAGAGAGAAGGGACAGATCAGTTATTGCTAGGCAAGGTGTGTTCACCGTGAGATTAAACTATTTGCTCTCACTATGACTGACTTTTGAGTGGgcagaagacagaaaaacaagTTTCTTCAGACTCTTTCAGGGGTAAGTACAAAGAGGTGAACATGAGGCCACAGGTCAGTCAAATACAGGAGGTAACTGTGTGGAAAGAAAGGAGACATGTAGGCTGGCAAGATCACGAGAAGCAAAAACAGCGCGACACTCAAAGGGAAAGTGTCTGTCTGAAGTTGGAGCCTGACTTTTGTTATGCACAGCCCGCAAGCTCATTCCTTCCTGCAAAGCTCCCAACGGATCTTAGGATAGGCACAGCGGGGATATAAATGCTTCTCTTGAATTCTGATGCCTACAGTTCCCAGCCTGGCCTGTTAACAAGAAATGTGTCATTTTACTGAAGAAGTTCTGACACGTGCCATGTGTCACCAGGTTTCCACTAGTGGCAGAAAGTAAGACAGCAAAGCAAATCAGGGAATGAGGCATGCTACCTGCCACCCTGAGTCAGGCTACAGGCTCATTAATAGAGTACCTACGTAGATAGTATGTGTGAAGCCTTGAGCTTCATCCTCatattaataaaagtataaatacaAAGGTAAGCATGAGGAAGAGGCTATGTAGTATTGCACTACAAAGCAACTGTACCAGCTTACAATTGAGAATGCCttttcaaaaatcaaagaaaatataaacaaacttgGCTTCTAAAGTACAAGctcgcacacacatatatgcgcatacacacacactccctcaccaagcttccttcctttccatatAACTGTTTTTTTCTGCTGACTGACCTATGTCCTATGCTGTAGGTGACCAGGTGACCTGTTACACAAGTTGACCACCTGCTCTGCTGTTGTGGAGCAGGGAGGCAGGAATCATCCCATAACAGGAACGCTGCCATCTCGAAAGCTGAGATCAGAGCAGCCTTGGCCAGAAGACAGGTCCTGGCACCTGGGGGGGATATACTTTATTATGACACTTAAGACCAGGGGATATTAAGGCAGAGAAAAATCTGAGGGAACAGGTTCCAAACCTTGACTATAattacttgggaggctaaggcagaagaatCGTTTGAACTCAGGAGTCAAGACCATCATGGGCAACAAAGAGCCTtctctcaagaaaaacaaaaaaacccccacaaGAACCatatggcttggcagttaagaatGTGTGTACTGTGCTTatagaggactcaagttcaggtCCCAGAACTCGTGTCAAGAGGCTCACAACAGCCTATGactcactccagctccaagagatccaacaccctcttcagaCTCTGCACGCATCTGcactcaacacacacatatatgcataattaaaaaattataattaaaaacctccacaaaggctggagagatggctcaggggctaagagcactggctgctcttccagaggactccggttcaattcccagcacccacatggcagtttgcaactgtctgtaactctagttctggaGGATCAGGCGACCTCACATGGATATACACTTAGGCAAatcatcaatgcacataaaaataaataaatcttaaaaaaacttCACAAATCTTTatgaagagaaaaaaggagaaggaggagaaggaggaggaggaggaggaggaggaggaggaggaggagaaagaagaggaagaagaagaaaaacagatgcaaaagcagcagcagcagcaatcaCCACCACCTGGAGTTTTGACCTCTCAGTAATCCGGAAGGTCCTGGCTTCCACCTTTCACAGCAGGTAGGTTCATCCTCTCTGTCACTGAGGGAATGAGCTGGCTGCCAGGCTGTTGGGGTCCTTCCTTCTCAATTTGCTACCTCTGCAGTTATTTAGCTGCCTTTGTTTGCCCAAGACCTGAACAATAAAGCAGGCCATCTGactccctgccccttcctgcaAAAACTCTTGGATGTGGTCTCTTCAGCCCCTAGGGCCAGCCCAgagcctctcttctcttctctgagaCAGAAAATAGCATTGCCAGTCCTGAACCACTGACAGCTGTGTGAGAACCTTTCTTCGAGGGGTACCCAAGAGCATTGTCTACCGTTTCAGTGTATTGCCGGGGGAGGGGATGAGCAAGGAAAACCCAAAGATACAATCCAGAATTTCCAATTCTGCAGGATCCTGCTTTTCACATATTCATCAAACATGTCTTTCATGTGGTCAGACTGGCGGCAGTTGACGGGGACTCCTGTGGCAGGTAGCAGCTGTTGGCAGGAGCTGAAACAACAGTAGTCAAGGGATGGTTTGGGATAGTAGAGGCAGACCTTGGGAGACCACACAGGAAGGATATAGCCAGGTATACAGGCAGGGGCCTGTGGGAGAAGGACAAGAAGCTAAATGGCTGCAATATTGGTAGCAAAGGCCACAAAGGGTCCCTCTGCTTTTGTGACATAGAAGTGTATGGGGTGAAGGACTCAAATGGAACCTCACATGATGGTGGTGTTGAGCTCCTCAATTTCCTCCCGCAGCCTCCGGGCCTCTTCTTGCATCTGCATCCGTTCCTGCTGTAGCTTGGTGATATACTCCATGGTCTTCTGCAGTGTGATGGCATGGCTGGTCTGTGAAGGGCAGGTGGCTCAGAGGTGGCAGTACTTAGCTGGCCAGTGACACACGGGCAAGATGCACTGTCACTCTACCTTGACACTCTAAGGCCACTTACCTGCTTGGAATTATTGGAGATCACACTGTTCAAAGTGTTAAAGCCCATTCTGATAGTGAAACGCCTTCTCTGTTCAGCTGAGATGTGCTTCTGCCGGTTCTATTGCAGAATCAATTGGTCACCAAGACATAGGTCAAGCCTGAGGCAAGCAACCTGTTCCTCCTTACTGTCTAACCCAATTCTGAGCAGCTAAAAAAAGACTAGTATCTTAGGGCATATAACAAGCCAGGGCCAGAAAACTATATAGGAAAGGCAAATGGTGAAAGAACTCTGAGAGGAGCCAGGGGGAGTGGACAGGgccctcccacctcctccctgCAACTGGTGTTGCCAAGGTTGCATGCACCACTAACATGGCATGAAGATTCAGTGCTGGTACCACACCCGGGACCCAGGGGGTCCACCCAGAGGTCTGAACAGGCCCTAATCTTCATGGGCTTGTTGGTGGAATGGGAAACGGTTGGAGTCGATTTGATGTTATTGTTTCTAGGGCTTGCAACATGAGGTGAATCTGTGGCTCTCCTTTCCCAATGTTCTCTTCCCTCCCCATCGCACCAAGGGAATCAAGACCCAAGAGACAAAGCCATACCTTTAATGCAGCCACATTTTTGGGGTCTGTAGATTTCCCTGAGCAGTTGTTCTGGGGAGACTGAGGACTGGGACTTTGTTCTGATGGGCATGGAGAGGCATGCCCTGAGTTGGGGCAGTCACGACCTGAGAAGAAAATGCTCTTAACAGGCAAACACTTGAaaagggaactagaaaaataaagtgaGGCTGTCCTGCCCCGGCTCCACAGCAGTCTTCATCAACCAAAGGGACTCCCAGCAACTCCTCAGGCTTGGAAGACCATATAAAACCTTCTATAGCTACTCCATAGAAATACTGGAGAAATCCTTGCCCATATCCCAAAGGGGAGTTCCTGTTTCAAGGCGACACCTGAGCCAGGCAAGTTAAATGTGGAATATGCCTGGATTCTGCCCCATCCCAGGTGTCAAGCTGCTCAAAAGAAAGGTCAAACTGCCAACCCAGTCCCCTAAAATATTGCCTCAAGGCAGCAGGGGACCTTACAGGTTTGTAAGGCAACAGCTCCTAACTTATGTGCTCAACACACTGGCATCTGctattttttgttctttaaattatgtatataattatatatatatatataatttcttactCTTTTCTCActcagaaaatgttaaataaaaagtACTACTACCTTTTGACCCACACAGAACAGCCTAGAGTATTGCAAACCACACAGGCTACTGTCCCATTCACTGGCGTCACTTGGGAGCCATTTCCTAGGTCTCTTTAGAACTTATCCAGCCTATTCCATTCGATGCTAAACACATGCTTCCATTTACTGTATATTACCAGGCCTCAGTGCACTGCTCTACATGTTGTGCTTTGTAGTCCCACAAGCAAGACCGGCTTCTGTTCCCTGGATAATTTTAGAAAGTTGACTTGTGTCTCAAGTCTGCATCTTTCAAAACCTGCCCTTGGACAAGTATAATCCCTCCCCGCTGGAAACCCTTCCTTAGTCATGTCTTCCCAACTAAGACGTTCAGGTGCAGCTGTGCTTTTAGCTAAGAGGAGAAGCGATTAAGGTACAACACAGTGACAGACCGCTTGCACAAGCTTTGTACagtgtttccagttttcttcctGGATGGTACTGGAAGGAACCCAAGTTCTACCTGCAGCCTAATTCTGACATCACAGAACTCCTAGCCCCTGACCTTCTGCTCCACAAGTCAAGGTAAAAACCAGTACTGTCCTGACTGTTCTCAGTTATAAGATGTGAAAATGGCCAAAGATTTGCAGTAGTTTAGAAGATGCTGTGTTAAGCCTGCTGTTGGCTTCATGCCAAAGCAACCCCAGGCTCAAGTTTTCCAGACTGCTGCCAAGAACTCTTCAGTGCCTTTTCTCAAACTGGCAGCTGGAACTGGCAGCTCTAAGCCAAGCCTTCTGAGCGTGGTTTCCTGAAGGTACTAGCTGCCGCCACTGTGACAGGCCTGCCACCCTCTGTTCCTTTTCTGCTGGTGTGGCTAGAGCTACTCTGCTGCTCACTAAGCATTTCCCCAGCCTGTGCTATGAGCAGACTAATCAAGACTGGTTCTCTAGGACCAGTCTTGATTATGGGAACCTGTGAATGGCTTTCCTAACCCAGATCAAGCTGCTTATTTCCTCCATGAAGCCCCAACTACCCCACTCAGGCGAATACTCACTGGAGCCTGCAGCAGGGACCTGGGGACCACCCCCATGCGGTGGGACCTGCTCGCCCTTCACCAGGGAGTCTTGCACTGTACTTGGAGAAAAAAGCCGAGAAACAGGGGTAGGCTGGCTGTTTGTGCTGTGGCTAAGGAACTCTGTGACCCCAGAGGCCTGTGGAGATACAGGAGAGAGGTCATGTACCACTGATGCAGAGCAGAGCAGCTACACTGGCTGAGAGCCACACAAACATAGGCCACTCAAGGGAGATAAGGACACTTGATGCCTGCCTAGACCAGTTCTCCTTACCCTGGTGATGGCAGCAGAGGCAATAACCACATTGGATGGGGACATAGTAGATGCCAGAATCCCTTCTCTCTTCAGAGGGGCTGATGTCATGATCACCTTTTGTGGTTGGCCTGAGAAGGAGGCTGCAGGAATGAAGTGAAGTGAAGTGAAGGTGAGGGCCTGAGGCTGTGGAGGCCTAGCCGTTGCTAATAAAAACTCTGCTGGTGAAACATGTGACTCCTCACCAAGAGGGCAGGAAGACAAGGCCCCAGGGAATCTGAAATATTTTTGTACTTATTACTTGAAAGAGTCATACTATAGCTCCTAGAGGTCTACGACCATGAGTTCTCAAATCATGTTTTCAAGactaattcttatttttatatttattcctgtttttaaatatttcttttgtgtagtgtgtatatgtgtgctggTATGACTATGTCATGgtacatgtgtggaagtcagaggacaatctgtaGAAATTGATTCTTACCTTTCACTACGTGGATCCTGAGGATTAAACTCAGACTGTCAGacttagcagcaagtgcctttacctactgagccatctcactagcccagtTGTAGtttaacagggtctcactatataggcTTGTCTGGCCCGGGACTTAGTCTGtaactcagactggcctcaaattcaagaccTTCCTGCCTCACCTTCTCAAGTGTTGggtttacaggtatgtgccaccacactcagatCAAGACTAGACTTTTTTAAACATACAGAATATAAAGATCAATTGCACATATGAATTGTCCAAACTACTGTTTTATTTAAAGTGGGAGGAGTTGTCAGGAATTTACAGCCtatgagaaaggaaaacattgcTCTCTAGGTAACCCTGGCTAGCTACTCCCGCAACCCAACTTACCTGGAGCAATGCAGGCATTCTTCAACACCAAGGACACAGGCTCAGGCTTGGGAGCAGGCACTATTTTGGGGGGCTGCTTGGATCTTACTCCAGTCAAGGACACAGGTTTGGGGTGTATAAAAGTTAAATGAGGTTGGGGAGGTCCCACAGCTGCTGGCTGGGGTACAGGTGACAATGCCAGACCACATGGGGATGATAAGGGGGTTGGATGGTGTGCTGTGATAACAAGGCCCTGGTTCTGGCTGAAGGTTGTAGCAGAAGCATCATTGGTAAGGGTGGCAGAGGCTGTGTGGGTAATGACAGGGGTTGATTTGCTGACTCCTGCAAACTTCTGTGGCTGTAGGAAAGCTGGTGGAGTTGGGGGGTTcagagcagtggcaggaggaGGAACTAAGGGCAATGCAGTTTGGACAGGTGCTGGGGCAGGACCAGGGGAAAGCAAGGTCATGGTAAAGACAGGGAGGAAGGGCTGTGGGACACTCGGTGGTGGCTCAGAAGGACCAAAGTCTGCAGGCTGAATGAAAGGGTCCACAGGCTGGGAAGTTCGTTCACCACCCTGCCCATCTGTGGGAtccagggagggggctgcagaagaTGCTATGAGGCTATTGGGCAGGCTTACAGTTGGGAGAGCTGTATTTGGCAAGATGTTACCCTGAGGAAGACACATGAAGAAACAAAGCTACAATTAGATAATTAGCTTTAACTGTTTAGCACTACATAACACAAAGCCCAACTGTGGACATGGGGACTGAAGGACCAAGGGACAGAAGTGCTATCTCCCAGGCCAAACACACTGTTAGGCTggggaaatggatctgtgttccCTGGGTGTCAGCGGGGGTCTTGTTTCAATTAGTAACTAATGGTATCACAGAACTCAGACAAAGCTGGACCGCACCCTAGGGGTATCTGGTTTCTAGAGCCTGGTCTAGATCTACCTACAGTCCTGCCATCTTCTGTTACAGAGCAGAAGCAGCCTAAACCACAGCTGCTCAGGGGTTCCCCCAGGATAGCTTCCAGTATCAACTTCCAGTCAGACTAGCTCTCCCTGAGTGGAAAGGCTATGAGGAATCACCTGTGCAGATCTCAGTCTCTACAGAAGAAATGATTATCTGAGCTAAGTGGGGAAGGTGCCAGGTTACCGGGTGACTAACTGAATACAGAAACAACCTGAGAGCTCCGCCAAGGCAGAGAACTATGCCTCACTCAGCTCTGTAGCCCTAACACCTGCAATTACCTTTTATTAATTGCTAAgtcaaaagtaaaaacaatatacaacatatttttattagtGATCCATATTATTCCTCTGTAACTACTCTTGTCTTGAAAAGACCTGGCTGAACAAAGCTCACGTGGGGCCTTAGGCAGAAAAGACCTCTGTTGGCATAGTCTCCCACATCTTATGAGGAATTAAGGATGCTTTCAAAGCGGGTTCCATAATTTCTTTGCACATCCATGTGCATCCAACACAGGATCCAGCAATGGCCCCAGCATGTTGTGAAGTTCATGGTCACAGCATTAGTCTAGCTCTGGTTGTAAAGTTGATGACAGCCCTGTACCTGCCATGCCTGCTCCCCCAGCTCCCTCTACCTGAGAAGGTGGGCTGCTAGGATCTGGGGCAGGTACTGACGTAGGAGTAGGCAACATGGAGCCAAAAATGGATCGACTGGAAGAGAAGAGATCTGAAAAAGAACACGGAAATCTTTTGAACTCCACGAGCTTAGCATTTTCTAGAATTATGACAAACAAACAGGACCTGAACCCAACCCCTTCCCCAAGATAACTTTTTTCCTATAGAAAGAAGACTCTGATTGGACCACTTGAAGTACCAAATGTTTCAAGTCTGAACAATGGCAGAGTTAAAGGGGCTGACCTAAATGCAGGAACTTTAATAGAGGTGGCTGTATCACAGTGCCCTCTGCTGCCTACAGGAGGAACTGCTCACAGTCAGAGCAAAGCAGGTGCTCCTGCAGGAAGAAAGCACTCACTCTGAAAACGCCAACTTCCTTCCAATGTCCCAGGAAACTTTCCCAGGCTTTGCAGTTACTACAAAAATAATTTGCAGTTttgaaaaaaagtttttgttgttgttgtttttttgttttcaagacagggtttctctctgtagccttggccgtcctggactcactttgtataccaggctggcctccaactcacaaaaaTTCAAcagccttcctgagtgctgggattacaggcgtatgccaccacacctgacagtTTTGGAAAATTCTAAGCCCTCCATTTACACCCATTTCCAAGCATCCTCTCCACAAAAGGTACAGCGTTCTGATACGGGATGGTCATGTTAGCCTCTGCTCTCACCCTGGAAAGGCTCAAAGGTGTCCATGAAGTCCAAGTTGGGTTGCAAAGGGATCAGGCCTGGCTGAATCATGTCTGCATTTCCTAGATGTGCTGCAAGAATTACAagtgagaaaggagaactctTTTACTCAAACAAGGTGAAGGAATATATAAATTTAGTTCTGAAACATATTCTTGTGGCCATACCCATTTCTAGAATCTTCTAAGAACTGTAAGAAGCTGGCTGGGTTCTCTCCATTCTTGGGGGTTTGTGGCCATTCTTAGATAAACATGTTTTCTCTACCCTCAGAAGGCAGGAAAGACAGGCAGTGCTAGGATCACCATGAAGCTATGAGTTGCATCAGCCTTCCACCTCACTCTACATCCCCACAACCCTCCATCCTTATTCTCACTTTTCATCTGCAGCTCTTCCTAAGGAACTAGAAGAATGAAGGCCTCCAGGTGGGATGTCATGTGCAGTAGAACTCATCCAATAGCCGAGGCTTAGGCACTGACACAACCCACACTAAGATAACAGTATCAGAAATATAAGACAGGTTCAGATCAGAGCCTGATACTTTCTCACAGTGGGACTAAAAGAACAATGGCCACCCCTATAAGGCCCCAATTCCAGTCTCCTCCCATGCAGCTGCACAGGACTCTCAGATAAAGAGCTTGGGTAATCCTTCCCTCACCTAACTAATTGTAACACAGCAGCTCAGAGGTGCCCTGAAGGAAAGCCTGGCCTAGAGGAATCCTCAGAGAGAAGGAAGCCTACTGCCCAAGGACAGAGACTAGGTTACCTATTTCCCGTGGGTTGGGCCAGGCCACTGGTTGGTgtgaagacagtgtggagaagagggtGTCGCTGAATTCTGACATGAGCATGTCTGTGTCCAGCAGTGAGTCCTCCTCCATTGGGACTGGGGTTTTCCAGCCATCCCCATGTTTGGGCCAATAGAGCATGTCATCATCCTAGtgccaacagaggaagaggaatcaAAAGGGAATTGAATTCATTATTCTCAGTCCTGGCATGCATTAAGGGTTGCTTCTTGAAAAAAGGGTAGAGACATTTAGAGCTATTCCCTTAGCCCACCCAACAGAGTACGCCTGCTTCCTTGGCCACTGCAGGACCTCCATGTGAGAAGGAGCTGGTCCTGTGTCTGGCCTTCCACTACAGAACTCTCTTGGGACACAGAAGTCATTGTTGCATCTTATCAAGACAGGATTCCCAAGCTCACTTACCTGGGCCAGGCTAGAGAGGTCCTCATCCTTGTGCTGCTGCAGCTGTGGGCAAAGGGAGCAAAATGAGGCAGCCACCATGAACCCGGTGATGGCCCAACTTCACCTCCTTATATGGGAGTAAACTCTCTGGGAAGTGAGTTGGGGAATAGGATCCTACTGGCCTGCTATCCATGGATGTGGACACAAAGAAGGAAATAGCTCTATTCTTGTTTGAGAAAACCATAGCCACTACTTGTGCTTAAAATGCTACGTACAATATTCCCACATCATGCTCCATGACGGGTGGGCAGTTGTGAGACTAGGGCCTCAGGCCACATTCTGAATACAGACCCATCTCCCACCTACCCAATCACCAGCCCCTGCCCCAGAGCTTCCAGAATATGCTCTTTCGAGAGCCCTTGCCAATACATACCCTTTTCTTGAAGTAGGTTCTCCACTTATGATACTCCCGGATCACAATCTCAATtcgacttttccagtatttgccCTCTGTGGTGATGGCCTACAACCAAGAGGCCAAAATGAAAAGCAGGTCTTGCATGATCAAATCTCAGCCCACAAACACCTAGCACCCATCACTAAGGTGACCTCAGATGGTTTTCTTGGTCAGAAAAATCCCAATGCTGTTGAGTAACTAAGACTTCCTCCTCACTGAGCACCCCTCTTCTCTTCTGAGCTACAATGTGAACTCTAGCTACAAATGTGTCTTCATATCAACACCCATGACACCAAGGGTGACACTGTATTGGGTACAGAGAAagcacacagagatcctcctccttGCCTGAGGCTGCTAAAGAAATTCACATGTGGCCCACAAATGCCCCTCTCCAGGAGTAGCTGCCATGTTCTCAAAGAGAGAAAacgagggctgaagagatggctcatccTGTCGAGCCTTCTGATCTGAATTTgatccttgggacccacatggtgaaaagcaaggactctcaaaagttgtcctctgacctccacatacatgctgtgatgcatgcatgcatacacacacacacacacacacacacacacacacacacacacacacaaataaataaataaataaaatctaatagaaaaaatttaatttaCTCTTTTGGGGCAGGAGGTATAAGCTCAATGGTATAGAACCTGCTTGGCATGTAAGAGGTCCTGTATTCTACCCTTAGTACCAACATAATAAaacttacaataaaaataaaattaaaaataagccaCTCTTTCTTCAAACTCTTTTCATCTCCCATATtgtgtgttttcttctgttttttgattttctttcttttaaagtagGGTCTCATGTTTCAAGCTGGCCTCCTTAAACTTCTGATTTTCTCATTTCTCCCTCCCACGTTCTGGGGGCTGCAGAGTATGCCCAGTTTGTGTG belongs to Meriones unguiculatus strain TT.TT164.6M chromosome 4, Bangor_MerUng_6.1, whole genome shotgun sequence and includes:
- the Mlxip gene encoding MLX-interacting protein — translated: MAADVFMCSPRRPRSRGRSVLLKPQVPEDDDDSDTDEPSPPPPSGVATSARAHASAAPLPPRAGPGREEPPRRQQIIHSGHFMVSSPHREHPPKKGYDFDTVNKQTCQTYSFGKTSSCHLSIDASLTKLFECMTLAYSGKLVSPKWKNFKGLKLQWRDKIRLNNAIWRAWYMQYLEKRKNPVCHFVTPLDGSVDVDEHRRPEAITTEGKYWKSRIEIVIREYHKWRTYFKKRLQQHKDEDLSSLAQDDDMLYWPKHGDGWKTPVPMEEDSLLDTDMLMSEFSDTLFSTLSSHQPVAWPNPREIAHLGNADMIQPGLIPLQPNLDFMDTFEPFQDLFSSSRSIFGSMLPTPTSVPAPDPSSPPSQGNILPNTALPTVSLPNSLIASSAAPSLDPTDGQGGERTSQPVDPFIQPADFGPSEPPPSVPQPFLPVFTMTLLSPGPAPAPVQTALPLVPPPATALNPPTPPAFLQPQKFAGVSKSTPVITHTASATLTNDASATTFSQNQGLVITAHHPTPLSSPCGLALSPVPQPAAVGPPQPHLTFIHPKPVSLTGVRSKQPPKIVPAPKPEPVSLVLKNACIAPASFSGQPQKVIMTSAPLKREGILASTMSPSNVVIASAAITRASGVTEFLSHSTNSQPTPVSRLFSPSTVQDSLVKGEQVPPHGGGPQVPAAGSSRDCPNSGHASPCPSEQSPSPQSPQNNCSGKSTDPKNVAALKNRQKHISAEQRRRFTIRMGFNTLNSVISNNSKQTSHAITLQKTMEYITKLQQERMQMQEEARRLREEIEELNTTIISCQQLLPATGVPVNCRQSDHMKDMFDEYVKSRILQNWKFWIFSMIIKPLFESFKGMVSTSSLEEFHRTALSWLDQHCSLPVLRPMVLSTLRQLSTTTSILTDPSQLPEQASEAVTRIGKRLGES